The DNA sequence GATCCGCGACTTCATATGATCGATAGTGACACGTAGATCCTTATTTTCAGTTTTCATTTCTTCGATCTGGGCCTTGGACTGTTCGCTCTCCTGCTTCCAGTGGTCACTAGAGAATCTGTATTCGTCCAAGGTCCCTTCGAGGGATATGTTCTTCGAAGAAATCTCGGCTAGAGTTAACTTGAGTTTGGCATGTTCTTGCTCAAGTGCATCGGACCTTGACTGGACCTGTTCGAAATAAGgaatcttttcttccttgaacTGGAGCAGACGAGTTTCGGCAGATTCGGCAGCCTCGCTGTGGCGAGCAGCGTTGTCCTCAGAAACCTTTAGAAGGTGCTGAAGCTCTACAACAGAGTCCTGCGCTTCTCTACGCTTCTTGTATTCCTCCTCAGCACGCTCATCGCTTACCCTTAGCATTTCTTTCAGGCCATCAATTTGAAGCATGAGGCTATCAGCACcgatctcctcggcctccgAGGCGCGAGGCTTCTGCTGGCTGAATTGGGCTGAGACAACCTCTTCAATCATTTCTCTCAGATCGGTCGTAGAGTCTTGAGAGAGTTTCTTCAGTGTCAAAGCCTGTAGGTCTGTAACACTTTGTTGAAGTTGGGCGAATTCGGAGTTGGCAGGCTTCTCTGCGGCATGCTGAGCGTCACGACTCGCCAATGCTTCTAGAACCACGTTCTTTAATTTGTCAAACTTTCGACCTCTTTGGCGAGCGGGGGATCTTTCTCTGTAGGACGCATCCTcctcatattcttcttcgtcgtcggcatcgctttcctcaccctcgacaGAGGCACTCCATGACCATTTGTTCTGAGATCCTCCGAAGGTGATTGTGGAGATGGAGTTCTCAATAGCTATCAATGCACGCTCGAGAGGAGAGAGGCGCTCCTCAACAACCGAGCCCACAAGCTCATGAATGCGGCGATCAAAAAATCTGCTCCGGTTCGCTAGCTTCTCGTCTTCGCCCGATGAGATAACACTGTCCCAGTCACTGATGTGATCGTTTCGGCTAACCAACTGTCGGATGGGCGAGTGGATAGTGGAggcgaagttcttcgagGGGGTAGCTGAGAACTGGGATTGGGCATCAAAGTCAAGTTTGGGCACATTCAATGCTTGGGACATCTGACCCCTTCCTGGACTGGGGCTTGGGGCTTCACTTCTGATCTCTGCGTGGACAtgtcgcttttcttttgacgGCCCAAGAACCGATTCAGGGAATCGGTTTGTAGGATGAGGTGTGCTTAACCTCTCAATTCCTACATCCGAGTCTTCATTCAACTGTTCCATAACAGCATTCAGTTCCGCATCATCCATGGACTCCTCCTCAGACTCACGTCCTACGCCTCGTTCAGATTGAGGAGCGCCTGTTCTCAGCTCATCACCGGATGGATCGGTTCCTGATTGCGTCGGCTCAATTGGAACCACGTCTTCCTTGTGTGCAGCTGGTGAGCTTGCGACAGCATTCTGTGAAGCCATGATGTCACCTTTCTTGACAACGTCTTCAGGAGATGTCTTCGGCTGTTCGACCACAACGGGAATAAAATCAGGCACTGATGGTTTGAATTCGAATGGCTTTGCGTCTGCCGAAAGGACCGATCCGTTCAAACGAGTATCGGTAGTTTCCTCCATGGGttgctctttctctttggGAACAATGAAAGGGGTACCTGCCTCGACTGCTAGTGGTTGCTTTGGGTCTGTTTTCTCGTCACCAGCTTCTTCGGGCCCGGGCTGTGTTGTCGCCGCCTGGTTCTGTTCCAATGTATCTGCTCGTGCGTCTGCGCTCTCATCTTTCGTATCAGAAGGCATCCAGGTTGACGCTTCACTGACAGGAGTGTCCTTTCGCTCTTGGGGTTTGCGATCCTGGGCTGGAACGACTTCCCTCTCCACTGAATTGACACCGTCCTTATCAGGCGAAGTGTTCTCTTTGCCTCCTGCAGATACATGGGTTGTGTTAGATGACTGTGTTGCTTGTGCATTAATGTTTTCTGACAGCGCATGAGACACGCTAATCTGCGCTTCTCCATCAGGGCCCTCAAGACTACGGCGGGCACGTTTGTGGCGATCTGTAGGAGCGGCAGACCGACCATTTTCATTCTCTGCTGCCTCTTCGTTGTACTGATTAGCCTCGTTATCATCCGGGCGTACAATGGGAATAGCTTTCGACTTTTTGGTAAGCTTCTGCGCTTGGGACAAGTCGACATCATCAAAGATCTTAGTTCTGCCGCCTGATGACTGTTCAGGGTCTGCCGAGTAATGATTATTGGTTGGGTTGAAAACCGGGGCAGCGACATTGAAAGAGCCTGGCGTGAAGGAAGGAGCGGTCACATTGAAAGAACCTGCGGGCTGCTTGAAGCCCGCACCAGAGCCAAATGCAAACATAGGATGGCCCGCCGCCGGGAATTGGAAGGAATTATCCTGATATTGGAAGGCCTGTGAAGAAGGCGCTGTCGGGTCAAATTCCTTCGCATCAACATTCAAAGTAGAAGACGAAAGCTTCGAGCGGTGTCCGCCGCCGTATGACCCAGCgcttggttttggttcaTGCCAAGGTATATGGTTCGCAAGCGGTCCATGAGGTGTACCGGAAAGACTGGGGTTAGTATCGATATCTGAGCCTTCCTGTGCGTTATCTCCAGGGTATGCTTCGCCGTAATATTGATGCACATGTTGAGGCAAATGTTGGATATCGTGGTTGGTATTCTCTGGTAGAGCCCACCGAGACTTTAATATATCCGAACTATTGAAACCGTGAGGTTCGCGGTCACCTTCATCCAATTGTCTATTTATCGACTCCTCCAAGTGGTATTCAGACTGCGCATATTGGTCAAGGCCTTTCTGAAGTGTCTCGCTCAGATTGTGACCACGACTATGGCCACGAGGCGTGGGGTGGGCGATCTCAACAGTCGAAGCATGGAAGTTATCCGGGTTTTCGGTAGGGGTGCGTATAGGACGCAGTAGCTGGCCTTCCGTCATGTTATCCTGCATGTCATAACCCATATTATCGCCGAATGTTTCTTTCGGTAGTCCAGATTGTTCGTTCAGGCCGGGGTGGAACGCATTCTGTTCATTCAACGGAGAGACTGGTGATAATATAGAGGTTAAGTTTGGCAGTGTGCCAGCAAGAGTAGACGCCGCGCCTGCTTGGCGTGCATTGAAGAAACTCTGGGGGGTCAAAGAACCCTGTGCAGGAGGTGTAGGTTGGAAAGGAATATGATatccaggaagaaggttCTGATCCACCCCCAGAAAGGGTGTTTGTACACCGAACTGTGAAGCAggagaagtcaaagaacCCATACCATTGCGGGCATTTGTGGATTGACTCAACTGGGGAGAGAACGGGTGAGACAGCGACAGTGGGTTACTAGCCGCAGACGCCGTGGGTATTGGTGGTGAGGAAACAAGACCAGGGAAGGGTGCCATCTGGCTCATGGCGGCCGATGCAGGTGAAACTGACGGTTGtacttcatcatcacccaaAAATACACCCAGAGCTCGTAACTTCTCTTCCTGAAGGAAGTTTACATATGCATCCCATACGGCTTTATTGGGAAAGCAAACGGTATAGCTCCGGGaattccattcttcttggacttcaGTAGCATCGGGCCAGGTGGGACGACTAAGTCCGCCCAATTCTGTATTCAAATAATCCTCTGATGCACCGACGCTAAATCCGCGCACGTCATAACCTTTCTCCTCCCATGATTTTAGGCGCCTGTTGACATCTTCGACAGTCAATAACCGGTGCCCAGACTCCTCGCTGCCTCGCTTATCTTCCGGTGGAAGCCCGACGAAGCATGCTTTTCCGCGCCAAGCAACTTTTTTTCTAATTCGTTGTGCAGGCTTGTCTGAAACTGGCGTCTTCACAGCTTTGGCTTCCGCGTTTGTCGTGTTTTCCATAGCTAAAGGGTTTTCGTTCAATGCATCTgctgggggaggaggaagtggcTTTTCAACTGAAGGCAGCGCCTTGGCTCCCGGTTCAGTGGGGAGCTGTACCTCCTTGGTATCCGCCATAGTGATGGTTTGGGGATCTTTGTCGTATGCGAAACCCCAGAAGTCTTCCTGTCGTAGTGTCTCCGCTCTTCTGTGTAAATATTCCTTAGTTCTCTGACGAGCGGCACTACCTTCTCCGTTACCAGTTCCTGCTCCTCGGTTCGCAAAGTCGGCCAATGTCGGAGTTCTAAGTAAGTCTTCTTCGCGCTTATCTTGTTCGAAACCAAGCCAGTCGTCAGAGAGGTCGTCTGCGAAATGATTTTGAGCTGTAAAAAACGATGGGGCCTCGCTGCCAGAGTCGTCGCTCAGCCAGTTGCTGCGTTCGGTCCTTGGCTGGCCGGAGAGATATTGGTTGATCCAATCCTGTGTGAAATCTTTGATCGActtccctcctcttctgccaaatatatctcttcctggagAGCGGTTGCGAATACTGTCGTGCAGATGGGTAGTCGGCTCTTCGGGGGCGGACGTTAAGACCAATTCGGGGTTATTCGTTTCGGACCCGTTGTAAATACCACTGCGCATCGAAGTCGGGGAGCTATCCCTAGAGCCTCGGCCGATTCCAGCGTGCTGACTCAATGACCACGAGAGTCTCCGAGGGCTAGGTGCAGCATACGGGGAGCCCCAGGCTGTCGTATAGTAGATGCTGCTTTCAGCTTTTCTGTTCTCTGGGGACGAAGTGGACGAATCCCAAGCAGCCCGGTACTTCGGCAACGTGGGGAGGGTGGACGGCGGATTTGAAGTTATGCTGGTCCCTTTAAAAGAGTTCCGACGGCCAGGAGAACCAGTGGTCGAGAGACTCGACGCACCTGGCGATGTGAAGGACGATGTCAATGGAGCAGCCAAAAGAGAATCGTCACGCAGGCGGGAGGTATCGATGGAGTGCAACGGCGGAGAATGCGCCGAATTGGCGAAAGATACGGACGGGTCTAGATCTAGAGGCATTGAACATTTGAGATTTTAGTTCCTGATGCAGTGCTATTGGTGAAATAGGAAAGGACGGCAAGAAAGTTGATTGAAACTGTCCATAAAAGGGACTCGAAGGATATAGCCATAGGACCACATGCACAAACACACACCTTCCGTGTCGACTGCAGCAGCAAGCACTTGCTTGCTGCTCTCCTTATCGCCCAGAATGTTGAAGCATGGAAATTAAACGACCGAGTCCGAATCCACCTCGCAGATTACCTCCGATCGGCACACGTAAGAGGGCAACGAGGGGAGTTGCAGGTTGAGGCCGAACTGCGACGGTGAGACGTGTTTTGGGGTAGAGCGAGAGGATCCTCTTCAGGGGGTTAAAAAGAAGGAATGAATAACAGATCACAGGAACCTAGGGTATGCGAAATAATTCGACATGGCGCATACACGAAGGACTCTGTTGGATCGAAATTGGACTATGAAAAGAACGAAATCGGAACtaaggggaagaaggatgaaagacGAGAGAGATAATAATCAGTTCGCtcggtcttttttttttttttcttttggttctaATCTTTGGACTCAGACCATGACACGATCAGCCAAAAGAACTAAACTTCCCCGTTCAGACTTAAGCggccgaggaagaatatcataGGCGGAGAGACCTCAAAAAGCGCGGCCGTTGGGGAAAAGTAAAGTATTTTACAGTCAGAATATACCGGAGGTTCAAAGTGACTACTTTACTAGccttactactagtagtactactattTGACTTGACCGCCATCTCGACAATACACACCTACTCTGTACCAAGTGGGTGATACACACATCCATACGcccatacatccatacaCTCAAGACATTCATGCATTCATGCATTCCTACCAACTCCAATCTGATGCACATACCAAGAATCGGTATGTGGTCAGCCTAACTTCTTACTCTCCCTGGAAAGATATCCGATTATCTATGGACGCTGATAAACAGTCTGAGATAAGTGGTGGGTGATCCGACTCTCCTGTGGAAACACGTATGGAGTCTGGATCTAATTACTGTTGGTTGCTTCACTATTGCTTACACATGTAAGTACTCCATATGAGCTGCATCTTTTCTGGAACATACAGAGTCCACAGAGGCCGTCAGCAAAGGCAATAGGCCAGCCCCTGAGTGATGTTCGACCCCATAAACAAATAAACACATCTCTTTGGTTCGTGTCCTCCATTCAGGGGTAAATTCCACCACTGCGGAAACCACGGTTCTCTTGGGCAAGTCATtaccatacataccatacCTATACGCAGATACCTGCTCGGTATCACTCAATGTACAGTACCTGACATACGTAGTATTGATTATGTAAACATTCCCGCCTTTCACGTGGTATTACGGTCTTGGCGGCTTCCATAGGATATCACTCTCACCGTTGATAAAGAAAGGACCAGGTTACTCAGTATTCTTATAGAATTATCATCACAATTGAACTAATACCAGGTACTTTACTTTTACATGATTCATAGTAATAGTGCGCCCAAAAATTTGCACAGATATTGACGCATAAATGCGCGGTCAGGTTCCTCGCCTGTTGAGCTAAGACTTCAATATATGATACAGGAGAATTTCAAAGTGAACAACGGCGGCCGGACATCCCGCCGATGCCAGAAGGAATGAAAGTAAGCTTAGTTAGGGCAAGACAAGTCGAACTTGGCCTTGCGGTCGGCAGTGAAAAGACCCCAGTGggtctcatccttctcctcgccGTTGTCACCAATGCTCTTGGGCTTCCAGGATTCGTCGAAAGCCTCAAAGTAGAAAACGTCGACGCCCCAGGTCAGCATAGCGCAGACAGCGTCCTTCCAGTACCGTTCAGCATTTTGAGTGCTAGCCTTGGCGTTTCCATAGTCAGAACCGCCATCGGTGGGCCAACCAGTCTCGCCGTTTCCGAAGATAATCTTGTCCTGGTTGTTGCCAGCAATCCTCTCAATATGCTCCTTAGCAAGCCTCGTGTCATTCCAGTAGGTCTCGGTGGCATGGTCAATATCCGTTCCTTGCCAATAGGCGAAGCCATTGGCCAAGCTATGAGGAGGTTAGTTAGGGCGGTGAATCTGAAACGACACCGATTTCAGACAACGTACAAGTAAGTGACACCTCCTTGGATGATGGGATCGGCAGTACCATCATTGAAAATGTTCCAGCTGTCCACCGTGCCAACGTTAACCTTGGGGAACGCATTCTGGACCGTACGGATCTTGTCCAGGAGCTGCTGGGCAGTAAGGCCTTTGCGGTAAAGAGTTTCAGAACCGACAGTGATCGAAGGGATAACATCTTCATTTCCGGGAACAATCTGCTTCAAGACATTGAAGTCATTGTTGAAGGATTCGTCATAATCAGCCCTAACGAAACAAGCTATGTTAATACCCCGAGGACTCCAGCGACTATATCATGTATGACCTACCAGACACCCAGCACGACCTTGAACTGCTTGTTCTTGGCTGCAGGAACGATGTTCACAGCGGTGTTGCAATCATTGGCGGAGTATGTACGAACGAGGGTAGTCAGGCTCTTGAGCGCGTCAAAGTCGGCCTCATAGTCGCTAGTAGACTTGCAGGTGCCGTCAGGATTCTTGTTACCCAGGGCGAGACCAAGGGTACCCCGCTCCGCGGTAACAGCGGGAATCGCTGCgagtaaaagagaaagaagaccaGCGGTACGCATTTTCGGAGATGTAGTCGCTCggtcaaggaaagaaagtatGAGTTTACGAGTAGAGActgcgaaggagaagggaatAAAACGCCTTCTGTCTATTTGTACtgtgaaaaaagaaaaaggaaaaggaggtcTGCACAAGtacaataaaaagaaagaaattggAATAAGACCAAAATAACAACAATATAGCGAAGGGGGGCAGTTGGTAGGAAGGATGGACTGGGAATATATAAGAATAGAAGCTGTACgtcaagaaaagaaagtgtGGAGTTGGATTGGGTAAGAATTGCCTCCTGAAGCACACAGAGTCACAGCAAATCTCCTGGGGTGAATGGAAGTGAACGATCAAAGAGAACGGAGCCTTGGCCAATCATAAGATTAGAAAAAGGCTCCAGTTGACCCACTCATGCCAGGGTCCACCAGAATCATCCAATCCACAATCGCATTGAGAGATTTTGAACCCTTCCAGACCCTTCGGGTCCCCACCAGCCGTCCCTGTTGTCTGCCAACGCTTCCCTCTGGATTGCTCAGTGGCAGACGCAAAGTGACCCGGCGATCCCTATAAGCCAATGCTATTCTTGGGTTCTCGACTGAAACCTCCACTAAACTTGAGGAAGTTAAGACCTGGCCCACAGCGATTAGTACTACGACGGAGCACTGCTACTGACTTGGGTTCTGCAGGGTTTCAGGGTCTGGAATCAAGTTCGGTATCAGTTTACTATGCTCTGTCGACATAATCTACCATGACCGACTCAGTTTAATATTGCCTTTAGGTACTCCCGTACTAATGTTAATGGTGCCACGCTACTCCTTACAGCATCGATTTGGCATCCCGAACTGGTACCGACCAAAGCCCGAGTCTCACTCATCGCGTGGCGTTATCGAATGATTTTTCTCATCCGGTCAGATGCGGATGCTTCATCCTGTTGTTCTCGGCCTTCACCGAATACTTCTCGCTCTCAAGAAACATGGGAAGGTCTTATGGAAACCTCGGTCCAAGTTTGTGGCTACTACTCATTTCTAACAGATACCCGTTGACCGACGTCATGGTGTGACAATCAGACCCTTAGAACGCGAATCCCTAATCCACCCGAACCTTTGGTAGGGAGTCAAAGGCGCATCGAGAACGAGAGGGCCCGAGAaacaggaaggaaagaaaaatttcATGCAACAACTTCCACATTCTTATTTTGACATGTCCACCTAACCTACCTATTTCGGACAAGTACTCGAGCCATCAAACATTCCATGTACCGACCACATGGTGTTTCCGGTTGCCGAAAACCCCCGGTCTGGGTCTCGAAATAATCAAGGTTTTTTTAGGTTCCCCAATGGCAATCGCAATCCCAGACCTCTTCTGGATCGATCATCGATTTCGCCTCGTCTGGGGTAATACTGCGCCCGGTCCTGTCATTGAATTGTGTACTAACGGCCAACCATTTATCTCTTTCCCATTTTGCAGCAATTGCATGTAGAAGCAGCACGTCCTCCAAATCAAAGTTCTCATCGGTATAGAGCACATGTTTGACTTTTGACGGTCGGGAGGCAATAAGATAGTCATCAGCCTACCGGGATGGCTTGTCAGAAATAGAGGTAACGAGTAGCTCAAGCTAACCTCGTAGAGTGAATGTACTCACATTGTCATTCGTAGCCAATGGATCTGAGAAAGACACATTCCGCCCAACTTTCCCTGGCAGTTCACAGACGAAATGCATCTGATTGGTCTCTCTCCTCGGTTTTGCAACGATCTCTTGCGTGATGCCATCTCGGAGATTCAGCCATCGCTCTTTGAGCTCTTCGATGGGCTTATTGTTCATCGCAGCAGATATATACTTCCATGGGATATTGCAGTTTCTAAGGTCCTGAAGGGttatatcatcttgagcAGACCACTTGGTGCTTCCAGGAGCTTCGGGTGTAACTTTCCCACGCTGCATATATTCACCGTTAGCAATTGAAAAGTAATGGTCATggacttttctcttcatgtGAAATTCAAACTAATACTTCTCACAATTTTAGCATTATAGGTGAGCCATCTTTCATTGTTGGTTCTGTAGCCTCTGAAGAATGGCATGAAGGGCACTCGGTAACGTTCACCGTCCACTATAAGTACAGGCATGGCAAGCTTTCATGGATTTCGGACACTTTAGGCCACCCAGAGAGGCGGTTTCATGAATATATTATGGGATGACTGATGTGTCCGTTGTGGATTTATGTATATGGGCATCGCCAGGAAACATGAAGGGGCGAGGTCCATAAGCATGATCGCAATGACGGGGGAGCAGACAGTGGCTTCCtaaaaaggaatatatggGGGGTGGTGATTGACATTCTCTTAACTGACATATCACTGTATACTTTGAGAGATATACCGTCAGCTAGCTTTCAGAAGGTCAATGCCCATATGCCACAGGTATATGTCCATGTCAGTTACTCTGAATAGTTAGTATGTGGGGAAAGAACATGTAATAAGTCATTAGAACACTTCACTAATTCACTATATTGAGAAGCATCTAGTGTGTAAAGTAAATGGATTAGATATGCCATTAGAAACAGGTTACTACTTGAATAGGCAACCTTTGCATAGATGGAGTGACTGAGTAATTTTAATTGTCGTCCAAATGTAACAATACCTAGTTAATTATTCTTAGAAACTGTTTCATTGATTGCTTGTTTGTATAGTTGGCATAATTTCATAAACTTCACAATGTGACACCTGAGGCCATACACCGCACTTTGGTGGTCCGAGCGCCTCAACTTCCCAGACGGAATGAGAGAAGACCACCTTGCGCGTCGTCGGGAATATCAACCGTCAGGCCGCAATcgtccaccaccactacctGCTTTCTTTCGAAGGCTCATACTATTCCCTCAGTCGAAAACTACGATTGCAGGAAAGGAACCCTACACCCACCATGCGATTTTCCGCAACAACTCTCCTGATCACCGCGCTGGGGTGGATGACCGCCGTGACCGCACACACCATCCAGCTTAAGGCTCACTCGAGAGAATGCTACCACGAATCACTCCACAAAGATGACAAGATGACGGTCAGCTTCCAAGTCGGTGATCGGGAATTCGGAGGCAGTGGCAATCTGGAGATCGACTTCTGGGTACGGCCCTTCCCTCTCATTATGCTGTTTCGGAATGCAGATTGGGCCTCGGTCGATGGCGGGTCTCATTCAATAAGAATCCAACAACCGGATACTTGGACTGACTGGAATTGAATGAACTGAGCGCTGacgttttttcttttttttgctGCTAGGTCGAGGACCCCTTGAACAACCGCCAGTACTATAAACAAGCTATCTCCTCCGAGGACTACTCGTTTGTTGCTCACGCGGATGGTAAATATGTCTACTGCTTCAGCAACGAGGGATGGACTTCGAACTCTAAAGAGGTATCCTTCAATGTTCATGGAATTGTCTACGTCCCCGAATCGGAAATGCCCCAAGATCCTTTGGAGGTGGAAGGTATGGATGAAAACACAATATGCGCTCGAGACGCTCCAGCAGCTAATCGTTTCCCGTTTACTAGTTCGTCGTCTTTCGGAGGCATTGGCCCAGGTTAAGGATGAGCAATCTTATATTGTGGTGAGAGAGCGGGTACACCGAAACACCGCCGAGAGCACAAATGCTAGAGTGAAGTGGTGGAGTATCTTCCAGCTTGCGGTGCTTATCGGGGAGGGCATCTTCCAGGTGTGGTGGTTGAAGAGATTTTTTGAGGTGAGTTATATGGGACACAAGCTCCTCGTCTCCGGTTGCTTGTCCCTTTTTACTAGGCGATAACTGACTATGATCCGACAGGTCAAACGCGTGGTTTAATTTATGTTTCCGGGCATTTCATGGGGGTTTTCTAGGCATTTGTGCAATGGAGCGTGTCCTATACCAAAATCAAAGACTTCGAGTATGTCGTAGTGACGAGGTCAAATATATGAATTTATGTGCACAGTCACGAGTATATTAAGTCATCTACAAACAATTCATTCAATTGAAGAAGTGTTACCCAGCTTGCGCACTTCCAATACCCTACAGCTtgagacaaaaaagaagccaatCGGGCGTTCCCGTAAAGTACCACTATTTAAGCTACTGAGGCTGGACTAGACCTCATTCTTACGAAAGGTACCTTCTTATCTccaatataaataaaattaacCTGCAGCCGCCCCGCACACATCAAAAATATCATGCGATATCAACCTCGTAATGACAGTAGTCTAGAGTTCCTTCTACCCTCATCCTGGGGCATAAAAGAGACACAGATCACAATCTACAATCAATTATTCAATCACTCTCCGAACTCAACCACAATCCCGGCCATGGACCCGAATACGTCATACCCACTCCAAACAAACGATCCGCTCTTTTACCTCTGCTGGCGCAGACAATCTTGCGGATGGTGTTTGCAAGGCGATGCCTCTTGTAGCTGGTGCTCAGTGGTACGTTGATATTACCGTTTTCTCATACAGTTGGACATAACACCTTCTCTCTTTATATGCTCTCCACTTCGCTTCAACAATACATATATTTAGTTACTAGTATATGTCTAAATTGAACCTAACAGACCTCAACCTGCGTGCCCAATCCCGCTCGCTTCCCCATCTTGGCTCCTCTTGGCTCCTCGAATATCTGTCCCTTGGGATCTAAGGAGCGATGGGAACTCCGCGCTATGCCATTCGGGTGCAATGTTAGTACCTTTACGTTCTTGACGGCCGTGGTCTCCGTCCTGGGCACATTGGCTACTGTTGCATTGGGGTATTTCGTGTTATGGGCTACAAAGAGACTGAGGCAGTCCTGGGCACAGGGCAAACTTGGGGGTGGGTATACGGATTGGAGTGCTTGGGAAGGGCGAGGGGTTTTACGTCGGCGTGGGGTCCGTACGGTGGGGGATGTGGAAGGGAACTCTGAGAGGACACCATTGTTGGATGGTGACTGAATGCTTGATATGTATGTAGGCAGCCATGGCATTACTCTACAATCTAGCCTACGAAAATTGTTTCTGGGAGTTGAGGATATGTTTAATATTCCGCTTGGAGTGGATACATCGATTGACGCTCGTCCTACCGTGATATTGTGAAAGAATCTGACTTAACCATGGTGAACCTGGCTGACTCTGTACTCGACGACCGGCTTGCCGCTCTCGATGTTGAAGCGTCCCTGGCCGACGAAAACACGGTTCTCGAGGTCCTTGTAACGCTCGTCGCCGGTCTGCTTTTATGTTAACATGGTATTGTCTTCAATGTGGGAATAGGGCGTTATCTTGCCTCGAAGGTAAAATGGGTGACTAGTGCTACTGTTAGTGATGGTTCTGGAAGGGATAACCCAACGATGTACTCACAGATATTGCCGAAAGGCGTTGAACCCTCTGAGGCGGTGCCGGCGAAGACAGCCTGCTCTGCGGGGGTGAGGGTGACAACACCGGTGTAGTTCAGGTAGAGGAGCTGTTGTGACAGTCGATAAGTATCTTATCCTCCATTCCGATGTGCTGGTGCGTGCGGATTAGAATAACCTACAGCATCATCCTTGGTCCTGGATTACGATGATAGTTAGAACACAAATTCTGGATATAGGAAggcaggaaaagaagggaatggagaaggagcAAAAAGGTAAATGCCTACTTAAGAACTCCATGCGCATTCAATCGCAGGTGCTTGCCATCGGCATCAGCGTGGATGTAGTCATTGCCTACACCGACGAATTCGGCGTCGAGCGCGGGGGAGAAACCAGAGTCACCCTTGACGGTACCTCCGGTCATTGGCTTTTGCCCACCAAAAATGTACAATTAGATTCTTTCTGTCTATATGTTAGGTAGAGATGTGAGGGATAGGTTGACATACCACAACCTGCAGAGGGTTGGACCGAGAGGCGCTGCCTATGCACATGATTAGTTGTCTGCCGCTCTTTGGTATCAAAGGCTTAGAAACATGACCCACCAACTGCTAGAGGAGCATCTATGTTCACCTAGTTACAAGTCAGATTTCAGTAACATGAGACAAGTCTTGGTGTTGGTCAGCATACGCACCCGAACGGTGAAGGCAGGCTT is a window from the Aspergillus oryzae RIB40 DNA, chromosome 6 genome containing:
- a CDS encoding putative myosin class II heavy chain (MHC) (predicted protein), with protein sequence MPLDLDPSVSFANSAHSPPLHSIDTSRLRDDSLLAAPLTSSFTSPGASSLSTTGSPGRRNSFKGTSITSNPPSTLPTLPKYRAAWDSSTSSPENRKAESSIYYTTAWGSPYAAPSPRRLSWSLSQHAGIGRGSRDSSPTSMRSGIYNGSETNNPELVLTSAPEEPTTHLHDSIRNRSPGRDIFGRRGGKSIKDFTQDWINQYLSGQPRTERSNWLSDDSGSEAPSFFTAQNHFADDLSDDWLGFEQDKREEDLLRTPTLADFANRGAGTGNGEGSAARQRTKEYLHRRAETLRQEDFWGFAYDKDPQTITMADTKEVQLPTEPGAKALPSVEKPLPPPPADALNENPLAMENTTNAEAKAVKTPVSDKPAQRIRKKVAWRGKACFVGLPPEDKRGSEESGHRLLTVEDVNRRLKSWEEKGYDVRGFSVGASEDYLNTELGGLSRPTWPDATEVQEEWNSRSYTVCFPNKAVWDAYVNFLQEEKLRALGVFLGDDEVQPSVSPASAAMSQMAPFPGLVSSPPIPTASAASNPLSLSHPFSPQLSQSTNARNGMGSLTSPASQFGVQTPFLGVDQNLLPGYHIPFQPTPPAQGSLTPQSFFNARQAGAASTLAGTLPNLTSILSPVSPLNEQNAFHPGLNEQSGLPKETFGDNMGYDMQDNMTEGQLLRPIRTPTENPDNFHASTVEIAHPTPRGHSRGHNLSETLQKGLDQYAQSEYHLEESINRQLDEGDREPHGFNSSDILKSRWALPENTNHDIQHLPQHVHQYYGEAYPGDNAQEGSDIDTNPSLSGTPHGPLANHIPWHEPKPSAGSYGGGHRSKLSSSTLNVDAKEFDPTAPSSQAFQYQDNSFQFPAAGHPMFAFGSGAGFKQPAGSFNVTAPSFTPGSFNVAAPVFNPTNNHYSADPEQSSGGRTKIFDDVDLSQAQKLTKKSKAIPIVRPDDNEANQYNEEAAENENGRSAAPTDRHKRARRSLEGPDGEAQISVSHALSENINAQATQSSNTTHVSAGGKENTSPDKDGVNSVEREVVPAQDRKPQERKDTPVSEASTWMPSDTKDESADARADTLEQNQAATTQPGPEEAGDEKTDPKQPLAVEAGTPFIVPKEKEQPMEETTDTRLNGSVLSADAKPFEFKPSVPDFIPVVVEQPKTSPEDVVKKGDIMASQNAVASSPAAHKEDVVPIEPTQSGTDPSGDELRTGAPQSERGVGRESEEESMDDAELNAVMEQLNEDSDVGIERLSTPHPTNRFPESVLGPSKEKRHVHAEIRSEAPSPSPGRGQMSQALNVPKLDFDAQSQFSATPSKNFASTIHSPIRQLVSRNDHISDWDSVISSGEDEKLANRSRFFDRRIHELVGSVVEERLSPLERALIAIENSISTITFGGSQNKWSWSASVEGEESDADDEEEYEEDASYRERSPARQRGRKFDKLKNVVLEALASRDAQHAAEKPANSEFAQLQQSVTDLQALTLKKLSQDSTTDLREMIEEVVSAQFSQQKPRASEAEEIGADSLMLQIDGLKEMLRVSDERAEEEYKKRREAQDSVVELQHLLKVSEDNAARHSEAAESAETRLLQFKEEKIPYFEQVQSRSDALEQEHAKLKLTLAEISSKNISLEGTLDEYRFSSDHWKQESEQSKAQIEEMKTENKDLRVTIDHMKSRIEDGLSVRQNLSEKFDRLQDEMATVTRDITRDQASWRKRQEEHVARYNELQAAYNREVKLREKLEVDISELEQQEREAAKLKFIFGQSQQENARLEELVANLRIENHDLEIKAARFEREFNEARESSRVEIQRTRSSLETDVEAANSQVNIVRAELEAQILRLQGQLDSVRLDSDTAQQRYEMLLEEANETKASAVASMANTHELAMEEQRKLHERILNDLRERHARALHNASEDRQRAESHLTERLELSEDKAKHLQDRVHHLEERLEIAQSAARAAAEAAQAAQAAKAAPVASSSAHSTSPSLSFSEGTMVPEKISPQALRESILVLQDQLQQRETRIEELEQEVASFDKDAPNKLKEKDTEITWLRELLGVRIDDLQDIIRTLSQPSFDHNTVRDAAIRLKANLQMQQQEKERASSGQSFPSFPSLSELTVSPRSLPLAAAAAWGNWRRGRETPNTGTSEQTPSKPSNATAFLSGLLTPPGSNARQATPNATAPVTRGWRQPSESRPLRGYDTTPRQTSARASRMQELPRTPPLLRRSSYDHDAEPTDYGEGSWAEENESTADGLVSASPKETGDGPFGPQIAS